A section of the Archocentrus centrarchus isolate MPI-CPG fArcCen1 chromosome 20, fArcCen1, whole genome shotgun sequence genome encodes:
- the LOC115799469 gene encoding beta-1,4-galactosyltransferase 1-like, with translation MFRKLFNLLVVFAVISLACFVLFFLQSKDHFSFIVPKSHFVAEGNKVFSWGAKQDVKQAWVRTITVESPSNDTTQRPANVTRTLGPCPETPPNLVGPLYVGFDFRRTLEDVRTLFNSSLKEGGRFKPRDCIAEQKVAIIIPFRNRHEHLKHWLYYLHPILMRQQVDYGVYVINQDGDGVFNRAKLMNAGYIEALKDYDYDCFVFSDVDLVPLDDRNLYRCYDNPRHLAVAMDKFNFRLPYQTYFGGVCSMSKDQFLKINGFPNTYWGWGGEDDDIYKRVILRGMSVSRPNYVIGKYRMIRHERDLHNEPNPVNPDKLLHTRWTLDRDGINSLKYTVKAIEKDILFTFITVDIDAPPA, from the exons ATGTTTAGAAAGTTATTTAACCTGCTAGTAGTTTTCGCTGTTATTAGTCTGgcatgttttgttctgttttttttacagagcaAAGATCACTTTTCATTTATTGTTCCTAAGTCACATTTTGTGGCAGAGGGAAACAAAGTATTTTCATGGGGAGCAAAACAAGATGTCAAGCAGGCGTGGGTGAGGACGATTACAGTGGAAAGTCCCAGCAATGATACTACTCAGAGACCAGCTAATGTCACCAGAACTTTGGGACCCTGCCCTGAAACCCCTCCAAATCTCGTAGGTCCGCTTTATGTGGGCTTTGATTTTAGAAGGACTTTGGAAGATGTGAGAACTCTCTTCAATTCTTCTCTTAAAGAGGGAGGAAGGTTTAAGCCAAGGGACTGCATCGCAGAACAGAAG GTGGCAATCATCATCCCATTCCGGAATCGGCACGAGCACTTGAAGCACTGGCTTTATTACCTCCATCCCATACTGATGCGACAGCAGGTGGATTACGGAGTGTATGTCATCAACCAGGATGGAGATGGAGTGTTCAATCGGGCTAAACTGATGAATGCGGGATATATCGAAGCACTCAAGGACTACGATTATGACTGCTTTGTCTTCTCTGATGTAGACCTGGTTCCTCTAGACGACCGTAACCTCTATAGATGTTATGACAACCCACGACACTTGGCTGTGGCCATGGACAAATTTAACTTCCGATTACCCTATCAAACCTACTTTGGCGGGGTCTGTTCGATGTCCAAGGATCAATTCCTGAAAATTAATGGCTTCCCGAACACTTACTGGGGCTGGGGCGGCGAGGATGATGATATCTACAAACGAGTAATCTTACGTGGAATGTCCGTTTCTCGACCTAACTATGTGATAGGGAAATACAGGATGATCAGACATGAAAGAGACTTGCATAATGAACCTAATCCGGTTAACCCTGACAAACTGCTCCATACCAGGTGGACACTAGATAGGGATGGGATTAATTCCCTCAAATACACAGTCAAGGCTATTGAGAAGGATATTTTGTTCACTTTTATCACTGTAGATATTGATGCTCCACCAGCCTGA
- the amer2 gene encoding APC membrane recruitment protein 2 isoform X1, giving the protein MEVHSECVEPPVAPQCDPQPTGKINKAAFKLFGKRRTGSGMASFFSFRNKGATNSGNNGNSDNGNSLNGNSSGASVELVRSKTHDGLTSSNNDADGQRGEGLAGMEAGPVRSLSKSLSFFSLLRRGSFRSSENGGAGLVRRGRGLKGFFSSMRWRRKEKTNEGDGEEAEAKKDKDGDAADAEKVKDITLTLEPPPHDQADCGNAEAGPNLQAPETPTTSVTMTPPHCVAMPGPSGEPDSPFPYTPTDSPLRPPVQKAKASISSLSPSLATPPLDRCSTGDPPSEPCVDRLCSLLFTDVTSLKSFDSLTGCGDIIADADEEGPVGNGGSGTSSSSSGGGGGSVGVGIGRVVGITSAISPSKPTLSSQLSQPMFSVSANSAPASLPARTRAQPQPQQHPPGSGVVAYMGGGEEMASPEGVDDADMQGLWHMLPSTGDNSPALPRSHQPSSSTPTSTYPPRTNPASSYLSSASRSTDRKVPQVKALGLSKIPVVGGAGNRAAKPPVPHTHGRHPTSPGEKEPLSDEGYWDTPSATPTATPDESGLQQNQKMALSRDSCSGDHLYDLYNDPEEEAEDQGGDEDLNSSPSPSSEHKMSPISQTTLPSSSSACSFRSMKGSTSLPRESKIPVSNKQTPPPHSASQSALSSVLEAESPPPKTQPPPPARTRIPVSKVPVRRSGSKPGSTTRGTAHKKNVELYS; this is encoded by the exons ATGGAGGTGCACTCAGAGTGTGTGGAGCCTCCTGTGGCCCCTCAGTGTGACCCCCAGCCTACTGGGAAGATCAACAAAGCTGCCTTCAAACTCTTTGGGAAGCGGCGCACTGGATCTGGAATGGCcagcttcttctccttcaggaacAAAGGGGCTACAAACAGCGGGAACAACGGGAATTCTGACAATGGGAATTCTTTGAATGGAAACAGCTCAGGGGCATCGGTGGAGCTTGTGAGGAGCAAAACCCATGATGGACTAACAAGCTCTAACAACGACGCTGATGGACAGAGAGGGGAGGGACTTGCTGGAATGGAGGCGGGGCCGGTGAGGTCTCTCAGCAAATCGCTGagtttcttctctcttctccgACGTGGGAGTTTTAGGTCGAGTGAAAATGGAGGGGCGGGACTAGTTAGAAGAGGGAGGGGCCTAAAAGGATTCTTCAGCAGCATGCGATGGagacgtaaagaaaaaacaaatgaggGCGATGGAGAAGAGGCAGAAGCGAAGAAGGATAAGGATGGagatgctgctgatgctgaaaagGTAAAGGATATCACTCTTACCCTTGAACCACCACCACATGATCAAGCAGACTGTGGGAATGCAGAAGCAGGACCTAACCTCCAAGCACCAGAGACTCCCACCACGAGTGTTACCATGACACCTCCACACTGTGTTGCCATGCCAGGGCCATCTGGTGAGCCAGACTCCCCCTTTCCTTACACACCCACTGACTCGCCACTGCGGCCTCCCGTCCAAAAAGCCAAAGCTTCAATTTCCAGCCTCAGCCCCTCCCTCGCTACACCCCCTTTGGATCGCTGCAGCACTGGTGACCCACCCTCAGAGCCCTGTGTGGACCgactctgctctctcctctttactGATGTCACATCCCTCAAGAGCTTTGATTCACTGACAGGGTGTGGTGACATTATTGCTGATGCAGATGAGGAGGGCCCAGTAGGTAATGGGGGTAGTGGTACTAGCAGCAGTAgcagtggtggtggagggggcagTGTGGGAGTGGGTATTGGGAGAGTTGTTGGTATCACCAGTGCTATCTCCCCATCTAAACCCACTCTATCTTCCCAGTTGTCCCAGCCCATGTTCTCTGTTTCTGCAAACTCTGCACCTGCCTCCCTGCCTGCCCGAACCAGGGCTCAGCCTCAACCACAGCAGCACCCACCCGGTAGCGGTGTGGTGGCCTACatgggaggaggggaagaaaTGGCGAGCCCAGAAGGAGTCGACGATGCAGACATGCAGGGACTCTGGCACATGCTGCCCTCTACAGGAGACAACTCCCCTGCATTGCCCCGATCGCATCAGCCTTCCTCCTCTACCCCTACTTCCACTTATCCCCCCCGCACCAACCCTGCAAGCAGCTACCTTTCCTCAGCGTCCAGGAGTACAGACAGAAAGGTACCACAGGTGAAGGCACTGGGACTCAGTAAGATCCCAGTAGTTGGTGGAGCAGGAAACCGAGCAGCTAAACCCCCTGTCCCTCACACACATGGTCGTCACCCCACATCACCAGGTGAAAAAGAGCCCCTTAGTGACGAGGGCTACTGGGACACACCCTCAGCAACACCTACTGCAACACCTGATGAGAGTGGGCTGCAGCAAAACCAGAAGATGGCCCTATCACGTGACAGCTGCTCTGGAGACCACCTGTACGACCTCTACAATGATcctgaagaagaagcagaggatCAGGGGGGAGATGAAGATCTAAACAGTTCGCCCTCTCCATCTAGTGAACACAAAATGAGCCCCATCTCCCAAACAActcttccttcctcctcctccgcttGCTCCTTCAGATCAATGAAAGGCAGCACCAGCCTTCCTCGAGAATCCAAGATCCCCGTAAGCAACAAAcaaaccccacccccccactctGCAAGCCAGTCAGCCCTGTCATCTGTTCTAGAGGCTGAATCCCCTCCACCAAAGACGCAACCGCCTCCCCCAGCTCGCACCAGAATCCCAGTGTCCAAGGTGCCAGTTCGTCGTTCTGGAAGCAAACCTGGCAGCACGACCAGAGGGACTGCCCACAAGAA AAATGTTGAGCTGTACAGTTAA
- the amer2 gene encoding APC membrane recruitment protein 2 isoform X2: protein MEVHSECVEPPVAPQCDPQPTGKINKAAFKLFGKRRTGSGMASFFSFRNKGATNSGNNGNSDNGNSLNGNSSGASVELVRSKTHDGLTSSNNDADGQRGEGLAGMEAGPVRSLSKSLSFFSLLRRGSFRSSENGGAGLVRRGRGLKGFFSSMRWRRKEKTNEGDGEEAEAKKDKDGDAADAEKVKDITLTLEPPPHDQADCGNAEAGPNLQAPETPTTSVTMTPPHCVAMPGPSGEPDSPFPYTPTDSPLRPPVQKAKASISSLSPSLATPPLDRCSTGDPPSEPCVDRLCSLLFTDVTSLKSFDSLTGCGDIIADADEEGPVGNGGSGTSSSSSGGGGGSVGVGIGRVVGITSAISPSKPTLSSQLSQPMFSVSANSAPASLPARTRAQPQPQQHPPGSGVVAYMGGGEEMASPEGVDDADMQGLWHMLPSTGDNSPALPRSHQPSSSTPTSTYPPRTNPASSYLSSASRSTDRKVPQVKALGLSKIPVVGGAGNRAAKPPVPHTHGRHPTSPGEKEPLSDEGYWDTPSATPTATPDESGLQQNQKMALSRDSCSGDHLYDLYNDPEEEAEDQGGDEDLNSSPSPSSEHKMSPISQTTLPSSSSACSFRSMKGSTSLPRESKIPVSNKQTPPPHSASQSALSSVLEAESPPPKTQPPPPARTRIPVSKVPVRRSGSKPGSTTRGTAHKK from the coding sequence ATGGAGGTGCACTCAGAGTGTGTGGAGCCTCCTGTGGCCCCTCAGTGTGACCCCCAGCCTACTGGGAAGATCAACAAAGCTGCCTTCAAACTCTTTGGGAAGCGGCGCACTGGATCTGGAATGGCcagcttcttctccttcaggaacAAAGGGGCTACAAACAGCGGGAACAACGGGAATTCTGACAATGGGAATTCTTTGAATGGAAACAGCTCAGGGGCATCGGTGGAGCTTGTGAGGAGCAAAACCCATGATGGACTAACAAGCTCTAACAACGACGCTGATGGACAGAGAGGGGAGGGACTTGCTGGAATGGAGGCGGGGCCGGTGAGGTCTCTCAGCAAATCGCTGagtttcttctctcttctccgACGTGGGAGTTTTAGGTCGAGTGAAAATGGAGGGGCGGGACTAGTTAGAAGAGGGAGGGGCCTAAAAGGATTCTTCAGCAGCATGCGATGGagacgtaaagaaaaaacaaatgaggGCGATGGAGAAGAGGCAGAAGCGAAGAAGGATAAGGATGGagatgctgctgatgctgaaaagGTAAAGGATATCACTCTTACCCTTGAACCACCACCACATGATCAAGCAGACTGTGGGAATGCAGAAGCAGGACCTAACCTCCAAGCACCAGAGACTCCCACCACGAGTGTTACCATGACACCTCCACACTGTGTTGCCATGCCAGGGCCATCTGGTGAGCCAGACTCCCCCTTTCCTTACACACCCACTGACTCGCCACTGCGGCCTCCCGTCCAAAAAGCCAAAGCTTCAATTTCCAGCCTCAGCCCCTCCCTCGCTACACCCCCTTTGGATCGCTGCAGCACTGGTGACCCACCCTCAGAGCCCTGTGTGGACCgactctgctctctcctctttactGATGTCACATCCCTCAAGAGCTTTGATTCACTGACAGGGTGTGGTGACATTATTGCTGATGCAGATGAGGAGGGCCCAGTAGGTAATGGGGGTAGTGGTACTAGCAGCAGTAgcagtggtggtggagggggcagTGTGGGAGTGGGTATTGGGAGAGTTGTTGGTATCACCAGTGCTATCTCCCCATCTAAACCCACTCTATCTTCCCAGTTGTCCCAGCCCATGTTCTCTGTTTCTGCAAACTCTGCACCTGCCTCCCTGCCTGCCCGAACCAGGGCTCAGCCTCAACCACAGCAGCACCCACCCGGTAGCGGTGTGGTGGCCTACatgggaggaggggaagaaaTGGCGAGCCCAGAAGGAGTCGACGATGCAGACATGCAGGGACTCTGGCACATGCTGCCCTCTACAGGAGACAACTCCCCTGCATTGCCCCGATCGCATCAGCCTTCCTCCTCTACCCCTACTTCCACTTATCCCCCCCGCACCAACCCTGCAAGCAGCTACCTTTCCTCAGCGTCCAGGAGTACAGACAGAAAGGTACCACAGGTGAAGGCACTGGGACTCAGTAAGATCCCAGTAGTTGGTGGAGCAGGAAACCGAGCAGCTAAACCCCCTGTCCCTCACACACATGGTCGTCACCCCACATCACCAGGTGAAAAAGAGCCCCTTAGTGACGAGGGCTACTGGGACACACCCTCAGCAACACCTACTGCAACACCTGATGAGAGTGGGCTGCAGCAAAACCAGAAGATGGCCCTATCACGTGACAGCTGCTCTGGAGACCACCTGTACGACCTCTACAATGATcctgaagaagaagcagaggatCAGGGGGGAGATGAAGATCTAAACAGTTCGCCCTCTCCATCTAGTGAACACAAAATGAGCCCCATCTCCCAAACAActcttccttcctcctcctccgcttGCTCCTTCAGATCAATGAAAGGCAGCACCAGCCTTCCTCGAGAATCCAAGATCCCCGTAAGCAACAAAcaaaccccacccccccactctGCAAGCCAGTCAGCCCTGTCATCTGTTCTAGAGGCTGAATCCCCTCCACCAAAGACGCAACCGCCTCCCCCAGCTCGCACCAGAATCCCAGTGTCCAAGGTGCCAGTTCGTCGTTCTGGAAGCAAACCTGGCAGCACGACCAGAGGGACTGCCCACAAGAAGTAG